In one window of Carassius auratus strain Wakin chromosome 28, ASM336829v1, whole genome shotgun sequence DNA:
- the LOC113047394 gene encoding ATP-dependent RNA helicase DDX42-like, translating into MDQSERNKVIADFEEESNPWFRKSRFKGGKEKKPNVGEGGLGYRERPGLGSESTERSSSGGSPLGNYEAFKPSTGAMGERMSALKQAFQAQYKNHFVAASGVPPKLTTKSSSSSGWTSAGRSLSSLPSGSREGHDGTHISYLTFSVSDSYSISSAKEGSCSDKNADDRGHRGDRYRHSSRQSGGDRDRYTERDCHNRDRYTERDRLSDRDRHSDSRNSEGSHKDREGRSERDGGVSSATHKDSFAVPDPPKRKKSRWDN; encoded by the exons ATGGATCAGAGCGAGAGGAACAAAGTCATCGCTGACTTTGAAGAAGAATCT AATCCCTGGTTCAGGAAGTCCCGCTTTAAGGGAGGGAAAGAGAAGAAGCCAAATGTTGGAGAAGGAGGCCTGGGTTACAGAGAGAGGCCAGGCCTTGGATCTGAATCCACT GAGCGCAGTAGTAGTGGTGGTTCTCCTCTTGGTAACTATGAAGCCTTCAAACCCTCCACTGGGGCCATGGGAGAGCGTATGTCTGCCCTGAAGCAAGCATTTCAG GCTCAGTATAAAAACCACTTTGTGGCAGCATCTGGTGTTCCTCCAAAACTCACCACAAAGTCCAGCAGCTCCTCTGGGTGGACCAGTGCGGGAA GAAGTCTAAGTTCTTTGCCTTCAGGATCACGAGAGGGGCATGACGGAACCCACATCTCCTACTTGACATT CTCAGTTTCAGACTCTTATTCTATCTCTTCTGCAAAAGAGGGATCCTGTAGCGATAAGAATGCTGACGACAGAGGTCATCGTGGAGATCGTTATCGTCACAGTAGCAGGCAAAGTGGTGGAGACCGTGATCGCTACACAGAGAGGGACTGTCATA ACCGTGATCGCTACACAGAGAGGGACCGTCTTAGTGACAGAGATCGTCACAGTGATAGCCGAAACAGTGAAGGGAGCCATAAGGACAGAGAGGGACGGTCAGAAAGAGATGGCGGCGTGAGTTCAGCGACTCATAAAGATAGCTTTGCAGTTCCTGATCCCCCCAAACGTAAGAAAAGCAGATGGGACAATTAA
- the LOC113047191 gene encoding zona pellucida sperm-binding protein 3-like: MGFGQVGFGLVFLFVLGFSEAQWSPSERSDWTPGDFMPRAKVQKTDSRMPQIPKKHGPSKLASAPQRFPVQALAKSDFRRPSQDVFGVQSKEQMLGPVTKLTWQFPSLPEEPQQPVIPFDPRHFVPPNSVAAQCREGSIYVEVKKDFFGIGKLVSSSALTMGGCTATGEDPSAQVLVFESGLHGCGSVVMVTNDELVYTFKLLHTPQEASLGVPIVRSISAVVGIECHYSRKHNVSSASLVPRWVPYTSMEAAEEVFVFSLKLMTDDWRFERPSNQYFLGDLINLEASVLPYSHVPIRVFVDRCVATIVPDVTSVPRYSFIENNGCLVDAKLTGSRSRFMPRTQGDKLQLQLEAFRFQQPDSGLVYITCMVKVAVATTTPNPEQKACSFSANGWVSADGSDQVCGCCDSTCSTRRGSDQPHKDLWWDKSSVGPISVKKSGHGQKQLEVL; the protein is encoded by the exons ATGGGGTTTGGGCAAGTTGGATTTGGATTGGTGTTCCTTTTTGTGCTGGGAttttctgaagcacagtggagtCCCAGCGAGAGAAGTGATTGGACCCCAGGTGACTTTATGCCTAGGGCAAAAGTTCAGAAGACCGACTCTAGGATGCCTCAAATTCCCAAGAAACATGGCCCCAGTAAACTTGCATCTGCCCCACAAAGATTTCCTGTCCAAGCACTAGCCAAGAGTGACTTTAGGAGGCCTTCTCAAGATGTTTTTGGTGTTCAGTCAAAAGAACAGATGCTGGGTCCAGTGACAAAACTGACATGGCAGTTTCCAAGCCTGCCAGAAGAACCACAGCAGCCAGTCATCCCTTTTGATCCGCGTCACTTTGTCCCTCCCAACAGCGTAGCGGCTCAGTGTAGAGAGGGTTCCATATATGTGGAAGTCAAGAAAGACTTCTTTGGGATTGGGAAGCTAGTGAGCTCCTCTGCTCTTACAATGGGAGGCTGTACTGCAACTGGAGAAGACCCTTCTGCCCAAGTGCTTGTCTTTGAGTCTGGATTGCATGGATGTGGCAGTGTAGTGATG GTGACTAACGATGAGCTTGTCTACACCTTCAAACTTCTCCACACCCCACAAGAGGCTTCACTTGGTGTTCCTATTGTTCGGAGCATTAGTGCAGTGGTTGGAATCGAGTGTCACTATTCAAG AAAGCATAATGTGAGCAGCGCTTCCTTAGTGCCCCGTTGGGTCCCATATACCTCTATGGAAGCTGCAGAGGAGGTCTTCGTCTTCTCCCTCAAGCTCATGACCG ATGACTGGAGATTCGAGAGGCCTTCTAACCAATACTTCCTGGGTGACCTCATAAACCTTGAAGCATCTGTGCTTCCATACAGCCATGTTCCCATCCGTGTGTTTGTGGACCGCTGTGTGGCTACAATAGTCCCTGATGTCACATCTGTCCCCAGATACTCCTTTATTGAGAACAATGG GTGCCTGGTTGATGCCAAGCTCACAGGCTCCAGATCTCGCTTCATGCCTCGAACTCAAGGTGACAAGTTGCAGCTTCAGCTAGAGGCTTTCAGGTTCCAGCAACCAGACAGTGGACTG GTTTACATCACCTGCATGGTGAAGGTGGCCGTAGCAACAACGACTCCAAATCCTGAACAGAAAGCttgttccttctctgctaatgg TTGGGTGTCTGCAGATGGTTCTGACCAGGTGTGTGGCTGCTGTGACTCCACGTGTAGTACCAGAAGAGGAAGTGACCAGCCCCATAAAG ATCTGTGGTGGGATAAATCCTCTGTTGGACCCATCAGTGTTAAGAAATCTGGCCATGGCCAAAAACAACTGGAAGTGCTGTGA
- the LOC113047200 gene encoding zona pellucida sperm-binding protein 3-like, whose protein sequence is MGFGQVGFGLVFLFVLGFSEAQWSPSERSDWTPGDFMPRAKVQKTDSRMPQIPKKHGPSKPASAPQRFPVQALAKSDFRRPSQDVFGVQSKEQMLGPVTKLTWQFPSLPEEPQQPVIPFDPRHFVPPNSVAAQCREGSIYVEVKKDFFGIGKLVSSSALTLGGCTATGEDPSAQVLVFESGLHGCGSAVMVTNDELVYTFKLLHSPQEASLGVPIVRSISAVVGIECHYSRKHNVSSDSLVPRWVPYTSMEAAEEVFVFSLKLMTDDWRFERPSNQYFLGDIINLEASVLSYSHVPIRVFMDSCVATIVPDVTSVPRYSFIENNGCLVDAKLTGSRSHFIPRTQGDKLQLQLEAFRFQQPDSGLVYITCMVKVAVATTTPNPEQKACSFSANGWVSADGSDQVCGCCDSTCSNRRGSDQPHKDLWWDKSSVGPISVKESGHGQK, encoded by the exons ATGGGGTTTGGGCAAGTTGGATTTGGATTGGTGTTCCTTTTTGTGCTGGGAttttctgaagcacagtggagtCCCAGCGAGAGAAGTGATTGGACCCCAGGTGACTTTATGCCTAGGGCAAAAGTTCAGAAGACCGACTCTAGGATGCCTCAAATTCCCAAGAAACATGGCCCCAGTAAACCTGCATCTGCCCCACAAAGATTTCCTGTCCAAGCACTAGCCAAGAGTGACTTTAGGAGGCCTTCTCAAGATGTTTTTGGTGTTCAGTCAAAAGAACAGATGCTGGGTCCAGTGACAAAACTGACATGGCAGTTTCCAAGCCTCCCAGAAGAACCACAGCAGCCAGTCATCCCTTTTGATCCGCGTCATTTTGTCCCTCCCAACAGCGTAGCGGCTCAGTGTAGAGAGGGTTCCATATATGTGGAAGTCAAGAAAGACTTCTTTGGGATTGGGAAGCTAGTGAGCTCCTCTGCTCTTACACTGGGAGGCTGTACTGCAACTGGAGAAGACCCTTCTGCTCAAGTTCTTGTCTTTGAGTCTGGATTGCATGGATGTGGCAGTGCAGTGATG GTGACTAACGATGAGCTTGTCTACACCTTCAAACTTCTCCACAGCCCTCAAGAGGCTTCACTTGGTGTTCCTATTGTTCGGAGCATTAGTGCAGTGGTTGGAATCGAGTGTCACTATTCAAG AAAGCATAATGTGAGCAGCGATTCCTTAGTGCCCCGTTGGGTCCCATATACCTCTATGGAAGCTGCAGAGGAGGTCTTCGTCTTCTCCCTCAAGCTCATGACTG ATGACTGGAGATTCGAGAGGCCTTCTAACCAATACTTCCTGGGTGACATCATAAATCTTGAAGCATCTGTGCTTTCATACAGCCATGTTCCCATCCGTGTGTTTATGGACAGCTGTGTGGCTACAATAGTCCCTGATGTCACATCTGTCCCCAGATACTCCTTTATTGAGAACAATGG GTGCCTGGTTGATGCCAAGCTCACAGGCTCCAGATCTCACTTCATTCCTCGAACTCAAGGTGACAAGTTGCAGCTTCAGCTAGAGGCTTTCAGGTTCCAGCAACCAGACAGTGGACTG GTTTACATCACCTGCATGGTGAAGGTGGCCGTAGCAACAACGACTCCAAATCCTGAACAGAAAGCttgttccttctctgctaatgg TTGGGTGTCTGCAGATGGTTCTGACCAAGTGTGTGGCTGCTGTGACTCCACGTGTAGTAACCGAAGAGGAAGTGACCAGCCCCATAAAG ATCTGTGGTGGGATAAATCCTCTGTTGGGCCCATCAGTGTTAAGGAATCTGGCCATGGCCAAAAATAA
- the LOC113047205 gene encoding troponin T, slow skeletal muscle-like isoform X5, protein MSDVEEEYDEQAEAEEEEAADDAEAEQQDYTEYQEEERPRPKPMAPQIAPPKIPEGDRVDFDDIHRKRMEKDLLELQTLIEVHFEQRKKEEEELIGLKERIERRRSERAEQQRFRAEKERDRQTRIAEERQRKEDEEAKKRAEDDAKKKKVLSNMGANFGGFLAKAEQKRGKRLTGREIKRKTLSERRSPLGIENLREDGLRERAQDMWNWIYQLESEKFDLLDQMKKQKYEIVVLLNRISHAQKFKKGHGKGKVGGRWK, encoded by the exons ATGTCTGATGTAGAAGAGGAATATGA TGAACAAGCAGAGG CAGAGGAGGAGGAGGCTGCAGATGATGCAGAAGCAG AGCAGCAGGACTATACAGAATATCAAG AGGAAGAAAGACCCCGGCCCAA GCCCATGGCTCCACAAATTGCCCCTCCAAAGATTCCAGAGGGTGACCGGGTTGATTTCGAT GATATTCACAGAAAAAGGATGGAGAAGGACCTTCTGGAGTTGCAGACTTTAATTGAGGTCCACTTTGAGCAGAGgaagaaagaggaggaagaacTGATCGGTCTCAAGGAGAGAATT GAGCGGCGGCGGTCAGAAAGAGCAGAGCAGCAGCGGTTCagagcagagaaagaaagagaccgACAGACTAGGATTGCG GAAGAGCGTCAGAGGAAAGAGGATGAGGAGGCTAAGAAGAGAGCAGAAGACGATGCCAAGAAGAAGAAGGTTTTGTCCAATATGGGGGCAAACTTTGGTGGCTTCTTAGCCAAG GCAGAGCAGAAACGGGGGAAGCGTCTTACTGGACGGGAGATCAAGAGAAAGACTCTTTCAGAGAGACGCTCTCCTCTTGGCATCGAAAATCTGCGAGAGGATGGGTTGAG GGAACGAGCTCAGGATATGTGGAACTGGATTTACCAGCTGGAGTCAGAGAAGTTTGACCTCTTGGATCAAATGAAGAAACAGAAGTATGAG ATTGTCGTTCTGCTGAACAGGATCTCTCACGCTCAAAAGTT CAAAAAAGGCCATGGAAAAGGAAAGGTTGGAGGTCGCTGGAAATAA
- the LOC113047205 gene encoding troponin T, slow skeletal muscle-like isoform X3 has product MSDVEEEYDEQAEAEEEEAADDAEAEQQDYTEYQDTQEEEEERPRPKPMAPQIAPPKIPEGDRVDFDDIHRKRMEKDLLELQTLIEVHFEQRKKEEEELIGLKERIERRRSERAEQQRFRAEKERDRQTRIAEERQRKEDEEAKKRAEDDAKKKKVLSNMGANFGGFLAKAEQKRGKRLTGREIKRKTLSERRSPLGIENLREDGLRERAQDMWNWIYQLESEKFDLLDQMKKQKYEIVVLLNRISHAQKFKKGHGKGKVGGRWK; this is encoded by the exons ATGTCTGATGTAGAAGAGGAATATGA TGAACAAGCAGAGG CAGAGGAGGAGGAGGCTGCAGATGATGCAGAAGCAG AGCAGCAGGACTATACAGAATATCAAG ACACTCAGGAAGAAG AGGAAGAAAGACCCCGGCCCAA GCCCATGGCTCCACAAATTGCCCCTCCAAAGATTCCAGAGGGTGACCGGGTTGATTTCGAT GATATTCACAGAAAAAGGATGGAGAAGGACCTTCTGGAGTTGCAGACTTTAATTGAGGTCCACTTTGAGCAGAGgaagaaagaggaggaagaacTGATCGGTCTCAAGGAGAGAATT GAGCGGCGGCGGTCAGAAAGAGCAGAGCAGCAGCGGTTCagagcagagaaagaaagagaccgACAGACTAGGATTGCG GAAGAGCGTCAGAGGAAAGAGGATGAGGAGGCTAAGAAGAGAGCAGAAGACGATGCCAAGAAGAAGAAGGTTTTGTCCAATATGGGGGCAAACTTTGGTGGCTTCTTAGCCAAG GCAGAGCAGAAACGGGGGAAGCGTCTTACTGGACGGGAGATCAAGAGAAAGACTCTTTCAGAGAGACGCTCTCCTCTTGGCATCGAAAATCTGCGAGAGGATGGGTTGAG GGAACGAGCTCAGGATATGTGGAACTGGATTTACCAGCTGGAGTCAGAGAAGTTTGACCTCTTGGATCAAATGAAGAAACAGAAGTATGAG ATTGTCGTTCTGCTGAACAGGATCTCTCACGCTCAAAAGTT CAAAAAAGGCCATGGAAAAGGAAAGGTTGGAGGTCGCTGGAAATAA
- the LOC113047205 gene encoding troponin T, slow skeletal muscle-like isoform X1: MSDVEEEYDEQAEAEEEEAADDAEAEQQDYTEYQEDTQEEEEERPRPKPMAPQIAPPKIPEGDRVDFDDIHRKRMEKDLLELQTLIEVHFEQRKKEEEELIGLKERIERRRSERAEQQRFRAEKERDRQTRIAEERQRKEDEEAKKRAEDDAKKKKVLSNMGANFGGFLAKAEQKRGKRLTGREIKRKTLSERRSPLGIENLREDGLRERAQDMWNWIYQLESEKFDLLDQMKKQKYEIVVLLNRISHAQKFKKGHGKGKVGGRWK, encoded by the exons ATGTCTGATGTAGAAGAGGAATATGA TGAACAAGCAGAGG CAGAGGAGGAGGAGGCTGCAGATGATGCAGAAGCAG AGCAGCAGGACTATACAGAATATCAAG AAGACACTCAGGAAGAAG AGGAAGAAAGACCCCGGCCCAA GCCCATGGCTCCACAAATTGCCCCTCCAAAGATTCCAGAGGGTGACCGGGTTGATTTCGAT GATATTCACAGAAAAAGGATGGAGAAGGACCTTCTGGAGTTGCAGACTTTAATTGAGGTCCACTTTGAGCAGAGgaagaaagaggaggaagaacTGATCGGTCTCAAGGAGAGAATT GAGCGGCGGCGGTCAGAAAGAGCAGAGCAGCAGCGGTTCagagcagagaaagaaagagaccgACAGACTAGGATTGCG GAAGAGCGTCAGAGGAAAGAGGATGAGGAGGCTAAGAAGAGAGCAGAAGACGATGCCAAGAAGAAGAAGGTTTTGTCCAATATGGGGGCAAACTTTGGTGGCTTCTTAGCCAAG GCAGAGCAGAAACGGGGGAAGCGTCTTACTGGACGGGAGATCAAGAGAAAGACTCTTTCAGAGAGACGCTCTCCTCTTGGCATCGAAAATCTGCGAGAGGATGGGTTGAG GGAACGAGCTCAGGATATGTGGAACTGGATTTACCAGCTGGAGTCAGAGAAGTTTGACCTCTTGGATCAAATGAAGAAACAGAAGTATGAG ATTGTCGTTCTGCTGAACAGGATCTCTCACGCTCAAAAGTT CAAAAAAGGCCATGGAAAAGGAAAGGTTGGAGGTCGCTGGAAATAA
- the LOC113047205 gene encoding troponin T, slow skeletal muscle-like isoform X4 has translation MSDVEEEYDEQAEEEEEAADDAEAEQQDYTEYQDTQEEEEERPRPKPMAPQIAPPKIPEGDRVDFDDIHRKRMEKDLLELQTLIEVHFEQRKKEEEELIGLKERIERRRSERAEQQRFRAEKERDRQTRIAEERQRKEDEEAKKRAEDDAKKKKVLSNMGANFGGFLAKAEQKRGKRLTGREIKRKTLSERRSPLGIENLREDGLRERAQDMWNWIYQLESEKFDLLDQMKKQKYEIVVLLNRISHAQKFKKGHGKGKVGGRWK, from the exons ATGTCTGATGTAGAAGAGGAATATGA TGAACAAGCAGAGG AGGAGGAGGAGGCTGCAGATGATGCAGAAGCAG AGCAGCAGGACTATACAGAATATCAAG ACACTCAGGAAGAAG AGGAAGAAAGACCCCGGCCCAA GCCCATGGCTCCACAAATTGCCCCTCCAAAGATTCCAGAGGGTGACCGGGTTGATTTCGAT GATATTCACAGAAAAAGGATGGAGAAGGACCTTCTGGAGTTGCAGACTTTAATTGAGGTCCACTTTGAGCAGAGgaagaaagaggaggaagaacTGATCGGTCTCAAGGAGAGAATT GAGCGGCGGCGGTCAGAAAGAGCAGAGCAGCAGCGGTTCagagcagagaaagaaagagaccgACAGACTAGGATTGCG GAAGAGCGTCAGAGGAAAGAGGATGAGGAGGCTAAGAAGAGAGCAGAAGACGATGCCAAGAAGAAGAAGGTTTTGTCCAATATGGGGGCAAACTTTGGTGGCTTCTTAGCCAAG GCAGAGCAGAAACGGGGGAAGCGTCTTACTGGACGGGAGATCAAGAGAAAGACTCTTTCAGAGAGACGCTCTCCTCTTGGCATCGAAAATCTGCGAGAGGATGGGTTGAG GGAACGAGCTCAGGATATGTGGAACTGGATTTACCAGCTGGAGTCAGAGAAGTTTGACCTCTTGGATCAAATGAAGAAACAGAAGTATGAG ATTGTCGTTCTGCTGAACAGGATCTCTCACGCTCAAAAGTT CAAAAAAGGCCATGGAAAAGGAAAGGTTGGAGGTCGCTGGAAATAA
- the LOC113047205 gene encoding troponin T, slow skeletal muscle-like isoform X6 has product MSDVEEEYDEQAEEEEEAADDAEAEQQDYTEYQEEERPRPKPMAPQIAPPKIPEGDRVDFDDIHRKRMEKDLLELQTLIEVHFEQRKKEEEELIGLKERIERRRSERAEQQRFRAEKERDRQTRIAEERQRKEDEEAKKRAEDDAKKKKVLSNMGANFGGFLAKAEQKRGKRLTGREIKRKTLSERRSPLGIENLREDGLRERAQDMWNWIYQLESEKFDLLDQMKKQKYEIVVLLNRISHAQKFKKGHGKGKVGGRWK; this is encoded by the exons ATGTCTGATGTAGAAGAGGAATATGA TGAACAAGCAGAGG AGGAGGAGGAGGCTGCAGATGATGCAGAAGCAG AGCAGCAGGACTATACAGAATATCAAG AGGAAGAAAGACCCCGGCCCAA GCCCATGGCTCCACAAATTGCCCCTCCAAAGATTCCAGAGGGTGACCGGGTTGATTTCGAT GATATTCACAGAAAAAGGATGGAGAAGGACCTTCTGGAGTTGCAGACTTTAATTGAGGTCCACTTTGAGCAGAGgaagaaagaggaggaagaacTGATCGGTCTCAAGGAGAGAATT GAGCGGCGGCGGTCAGAAAGAGCAGAGCAGCAGCGGTTCagagcagagaaagaaagagaccgACAGACTAGGATTGCG GAAGAGCGTCAGAGGAAAGAGGATGAGGAGGCTAAGAAGAGAGCAGAAGACGATGCCAAGAAGAAGAAGGTTTTGTCCAATATGGGGGCAAACTTTGGTGGCTTCTTAGCCAAG GCAGAGCAGAAACGGGGGAAGCGTCTTACTGGACGGGAGATCAAGAGAAAGACTCTTTCAGAGAGACGCTCTCCTCTTGGCATCGAAAATCTGCGAGAGGATGGGTTGAG GGAACGAGCTCAGGATATGTGGAACTGGATTTACCAGCTGGAGTCAGAGAAGTTTGACCTCTTGGATCAAATGAAGAAACAGAAGTATGAG ATTGTCGTTCTGCTGAACAGGATCTCTCACGCTCAAAAGTT CAAAAAAGGCCATGGAAAAGGAAAGGTTGGAGGTCGCTGGAAATAA
- the LOC113047205 gene encoding troponin T, slow skeletal muscle-like isoform X2 yields the protein MSDVEEEYDEQAEEEEEAADDAEAEQQDYTEYQEDTQEEEEERPRPKPMAPQIAPPKIPEGDRVDFDDIHRKRMEKDLLELQTLIEVHFEQRKKEEEELIGLKERIERRRSERAEQQRFRAEKERDRQTRIAEERQRKEDEEAKKRAEDDAKKKKVLSNMGANFGGFLAKAEQKRGKRLTGREIKRKTLSERRSPLGIENLREDGLRERAQDMWNWIYQLESEKFDLLDQMKKQKYEIVVLLNRISHAQKFKKGHGKGKVGGRWK from the exons ATGTCTGATGTAGAAGAGGAATATGA TGAACAAGCAGAGG AGGAGGAGGAGGCTGCAGATGATGCAGAAGCAG AGCAGCAGGACTATACAGAATATCAAG AAGACACTCAGGAAGAAG AGGAAGAAAGACCCCGGCCCAA GCCCATGGCTCCACAAATTGCCCCTCCAAAGATTCCAGAGGGTGACCGGGTTGATTTCGAT GATATTCACAGAAAAAGGATGGAGAAGGACCTTCTGGAGTTGCAGACTTTAATTGAGGTCCACTTTGAGCAGAGgaagaaagaggaggaagaacTGATCGGTCTCAAGGAGAGAATT GAGCGGCGGCGGTCAGAAAGAGCAGAGCAGCAGCGGTTCagagcagagaaagaaagagaccgACAGACTAGGATTGCG GAAGAGCGTCAGAGGAAAGAGGATGAGGAGGCTAAGAAGAGAGCAGAAGACGATGCCAAGAAGAAGAAGGTTTTGTCCAATATGGGGGCAAACTTTGGTGGCTTCTTAGCCAAG GCAGAGCAGAAACGGGGGAAGCGTCTTACTGGACGGGAGATCAAGAGAAAGACTCTTTCAGAGAGACGCTCTCCTCTTGGCATCGAAAATCTGCGAGAGGATGGGTTGAG GGAACGAGCTCAGGATATGTGGAACTGGATTTACCAGCTGGAGTCAGAGAAGTTTGACCTCTTGGATCAAATGAAGAAACAGAAGTATGAG ATTGTCGTTCTGCTGAACAGGATCTCTCACGCTCAAAAGTT CAAAAAAGGCCATGGAAAAGGAAAGGTTGGAGGTCGCTGGAAATAA
- the LOC113047395 gene encoding PIH1 domain-containing protein 1-like, which produces MSLDVKILKNRKFMGSIVEQNVHTKSKSFIQEINSNPEFSLLVESLCGNAEHLFKEILLRGVTSSRSLVLDLGEDRLVLIAQPSLLHLDIFFPLFTDQVNSFAQFNTNTQMLTVTMPAGVFMKTI; this is translated from the exons ATGAGTCTTG atgtAAAAATTTTGAAGAACAGGAAGTTCATGGGCTCCATAGTGGAACAAAATGTTCATACCAAGAGCAAGTCATTTATCCAGGAAATTAACTCAAA TCCAGAGTTCAGTTTATTAGTGGAGTCCCTATGTGGAAATGCAGAGCATCTGTTCAAAGAGATCCTACTTCGTGGAGTG ACATCTTCTCGCTCTCTTGTTCTGGATTTGGGAGAAGACAGACTAGTGCTGATTGCTCAACCTTCTCTACTCCACTTGGATATTTTCTTTCCCCTGTTTACTGATCAAGTAAACAGTTTTGCCCagttcaacacaaacacacaa ATGCTCACAGTGACCATGCCAGCTGGTGTCTTCATGAAAACTATTTAA